A DNA window from Fusobacterium mortiferum ATCC 9817 contains the following coding sequences:
- a CDS encoding basic amino acid ABC transporter substrate-binding protein — protein MKKLFLKAVLVSMFAVSGLSFGADKLYVGTNAEFEPFEYLQNGEIVGFDVDLMEEIAKSMGKEIEWKNIAFDGLLPALQAKKLDVIIAGMTATEERKKFVNFSQTYYESNQMMLVHEKNPVVKSFDELKGHDVGVVLGYTGDIAVSEIEGVKVHRYNATSEAIMALKAQKIDVVVLDSEPAKNYAKQNPELKLINTDVAKEEYAIAVGKNDKELVEDIDKALTELKANGTYDKLIKKYFSEK, from the coding sequence ATGAAAAAATTATTTTTAAAGGCGGTTTTAGTTTCTATGTTTGCTGTATCTGGGCTTAGTTTTGGAGCTGATAAGCTCTATGTAGGAACAAATGCAGAGTTTGAACCGTTCGAATATCTACAAAATGGTGAAATTGTAGGATTTGATGTGGATTTGATGGAAGAGATAGCAAAATCTATGGGGAAAGAGATAGAATGGAAAAATATAGCTTTTGATGGACTACTTCCAGCTCTTCAAGCTAAAAAACTAGATGTAATTATAGCTGGAATGACAGCTACTGAAGAGAGAAAGAAATTTGTAAACTTTTCACAAACTTATTATGAATCAAATCAAATGATGTTAGTTCATGAAAAAAATCCAGTTGTAAAATCTTTTGATGAATTAAAAGGTCATGATGTAGGAGTTGTGCTAGGATATACTGGAGATATAGCAGTAAGTGAGATAGAGGGAGTGAAAGTTCATAGATATAATGCTACATCAGAAGCTATTATGGCTCTTAAAGCACAAAAAATAGATGTAGTTGTATTAGATTCTGAACCAGCTAAAAATTATGCTAAACAAAATCCAGAGTTGAAGTTAATCAACACAGATGTAGCAAAAGAGGAGTATGCAATAGCAGTAGGAAAAAATGATAAAGAGTTAGTTGAAGATATTGATAAAGCTTTAACAGAGTTAAAAGCAAATGGAACTTATGATAAATTAATAAAAAAATATTTTTCTGAGAAATAA
- the dcd gene encoding dCTP deaminase → MKLIAKEEIENLINESQLIVTPLLSKNQIGQSSIDLRLGNIFKVSKLVREGFIDINKKNLEKFFETSVRDFGEEFILYPNQLVLATTFEFLKIPNNIVGNIYTRSSLNRLGIQIASMVHSGYRGSLTLELINKGITPIKLKVGMRIIQLSLFKGENFEYKDYSKLKEAKYIANIEPKISIIYEDTDLQILSNFMK, encoded by the coding sequence ATGAAATTAATAGCTAAGGAAGAAATTGAAAATTTAATAAATGAATCTCAATTAATAGTAACACCATTATTAAGTAAAAATCAAATTGGACAATCAAGTATAGATTTAAGATTAGGAAATATATTCAAAGTTTCAAAATTAGTTAGAGAAGGATTTATTGATATTAATAAAAAGAATTTAGAAAAATTTTTCGAAACCTCAGTTAGAGATTTTGGAGAAGAATTTATACTGTACCCAAATCAGCTTGTTTTAGCTACAACTTTTGAATTTTTAAAAATACCTAACAATATAGTTGGAAATATATATACAAGGTCTTCTTTAAATAGATTAGGAATTCAAATAGCTTCTATGGTACATTCAGGTTATAGAGGAAGTTTAACATTAGAATTAATAAATAAAGGAATAACTCCAATTAAATTAAAAGTTGGAATGAGAATTATACAATTAAGTTTATTCAAAGGAGAAAATTTTGAATATAAAGATTATTCTAAATTAAAAGAAGCAAAATATATAGCAAATATTGAACCTAAAATTTCTATTATATATGAGGATACAGATTTACAAATATTATCAAATTTTATGAAATAG
- the brnQ gene encoding branched-chain amino acid transport system II carrier protein: protein MYKKKDVIITGFALFAMLFGAGNLIFPPMVGFINGNEWSLATLGFILTGAGFPLLAIFTSAFAGKDLDSFAERVSPKFAKFFNIALILSIGPLLALPRTGATAFEMIFSKDISNYNTYKIIFIIIFFGVSLLFSLKSSKVVDRVGAILTPILLIVLALIIFKGVFFPIGESISLTKELPPFKYGFLNGYQTMDTLAAIVFSDIILKSIRKDKNLSEKQEFSFLIQTSIIAIGGLAIVYGGLGFIGSTVTNILPSGTGSVDLLTSIVKLLLGNFGKIILAICVTGACITTAIGLTATVADYFSDLTKISYEKLAIITTIISIIFAMFGVDIIIKLAVPVLVFLYPIAIALIFLNILKNKIKNDNIFLGTVIGAGIISSFEALQAIGLKLSFLDSLFSNLPFDSLGLAWVCPAILTGIIFKFIPKK, encoded by the coding sequence ATGTATAAGAAAAAAGATGTTATTATTACAGGCTTTGCCCTGTTTGCTATGTTATTTGGTGCTGGAAATCTAATTTTCCCTCCAATGGTTGGGTTTATAAATGGAAATGAATGGTCTTTAGCTACATTAGGATTTATATTGACAGGAGCGGGATTTCCTCTTTTAGCAATATTTACTTCTGCCTTTGCTGGTAAAGACTTAGATAGTTTTGCAGAGAGAGTTTCCCCTAAATTTGCTAAATTTTTTAATATTGCTCTTATTCTTTCAATAGGACCGCTTCTAGCATTACCTAGAACTGGAGCTACTGCTTTTGAAATGATTTTTTCTAAAGATATTTCAAACTACAATACTTATAAAATAATTTTTATCATAATTTTCTTTGGAGTTTCACTACTTTTCTCTTTAAAATCAAGTAAAGTTGTAGATAGAGTTGGAGCTATCCTTACTCCTATTCTTCTAATTGTTTTAGCTCTTATTATATTTAAAGGGGTTTTCTTTCCAATTGGAGAATCAATTTCTCTTACTAAAGAGTTACCTCCATTTAAATATGGATTTTTAAATGGTTATCAAACTATGGATACTTTAGCTGCTATTGTATTTTCAGATATTATTCTAAAATCCATTAGAAAAGATAAAAATTTATCTGAGAAACAAGAGTTTTCTTTCTTAATTCAAACAAGTATCATAGCTATTGGAGGATTAGCTATTGTCTATGGTGGACTTGGTTTTATTGGTAGTACTGTTACTAATATTTTACCTTCTGGAACTGGAAGTGTAGATTTACTTACCTCAATAGTTAAACTTCTTCTAGGAAATTTTGGAAAAATTATTTTAGCTATCTGTGTAACAGGAGCTTGTATCACTACTGCTATTGGACTTACTGCAACAGTAGCTGACTACTTCAGTGATTTAACAAAAATTTCTTACGAAAAATTAGCTATTATAACTACAATAATTAGTATTATTTTTGCAATGTTTGGTGTAGATATTATTATAAAACTTGCTGTACCAGTTTTAGTATTTTTATACCCTATTGCTATTGCTCTAATATTCTTAAATATTTTAAAAAATAAAATTAAAAACGATAATATATTCTTAGGTACTGTTATTGGAGCAGGGATAATAAGTTCTTTTGAAGCTCTACAAGCTATTGGATTAAAATTAAGTTTTTTAGATTCTCTTTTCTCTAATCTTCCTTTTGATTCATTAGGACTTGCTTGGGTATGCCCAGCTATCCTTACTGGAATAATCTTTAAATTTATTCCTAAAAAATAA
- a CDS encoding Tex family protein, which translates to MEKIFEQVAKELGLSPAQITNTMQLLDEGATIPFIARYRKEVTNNLDEIEIGKILETVTYQRSLEKRKEEVIRLIEEQGKLTDEIVKSVALATKLQEVEDIYFPYRKKRKTKADTAKERGLEPLANYMLEALSNEDVIEKAREFITEEVPSVEEAVEGAMLILAQNISETPTYREQIREIMLTKGIIATKESKKARELDIKKVYSDYYQYNEPISKMPSHRILAVNRGESEEVLTVSIEFEDEIRIRVERVILKDFKNKNLQDTYQKIVVDALDRLILPSIEREVRNILTDKAEEEAIKVFKENLKNLLMQAPLKEKSILALDPGYRTGCKVAIIDKNGFYIGNDVFFLVADMHTPKQLETAEKKIVDYVKKYNIDIIVIGNGTASRETESFVADVIRKNNLNTKYLIANEAGASIYSASKIAAEEFPDLDVTVRGAISIGRRIQDPLAELVKIDPKSIGVGMYQHDVNQGKLDESLDAVIAYVVNSVGANLNTASWALLSHISGIKKNMAKNIVDYRKENGNFKNRKELLKVKGIGAKAYEQMAGFLVIVDGENVLDNTIIHPESYHKAIELLAESGLTVDEYGADLNVAREKLKEFDYAKFAKEKEYGVETVKDIYEALIRDRRDPRDSFEKPLLKSDILKIENLQPGMEIEGTVRNVVKFGAFIDIGLKNDALLHISEISNKFIDDPSKVLSVGQIIKVRIKDIDKERERVGLTKKEK; encoded by the coding sequence ATGGAAAAGATATTTGAACAAGTAGCTAAGGAGTTAGGATTATCTCCAGCTCAAATAACAAACACTATGCAGCTTTTAGACGAGGGGGCGACTATACCTTTTATAGCTAGATATAGAAAGGAAGTTACTAATAATCTTGATGAGATAGAGATTGGAAAAATTTTAGAAACAGTTACTTATCAGAGAAGTTTAGAGAAGAGAAAAGAAGAGGTAATTAGACTTATTGAGGAACAGGGAAAACTTACTGATGAGATAGTAAAATCAGTAGCTTTGGCAACTAAACTTCAAGAAGTAGAGGATATATATTTCCCATATAGAAAAAAAAGAAAAACAAAGGCAGATACAGCAAAAGAAAGAGGATTAGAACCACTTGCTAACTATATGTTAGAAGCTCTATCAAACGAAGATGTAATTGAAAAAGCAAGGGAGTTTATAACAGAGGAAGTTCCTAGTGTAGAGGAAGCAGTAGAAGGAGCTATGCTTATATTGGCTCAAAATATATCTGAGACTCCTACTTATAGAGAGCAAATAAGAGAGATAATGCTTACTAAAGGAATAATTGCAACTAAAGAGAGTAAAAAAGCAAGAGAATTAGATATAAAAAAAGTTTACTCAGATTATTATCAATATAATGAGCCTATATCTAAGATGCCTTCTCATAGAATTTTAGCTGTAAATAGAGGAGAGAGTGAAGAAGTACTAACTGTTTCAATAGAATTTGAAGATGAAATAAGAATAAGAGTAGAGAGAGTCATATTGAAGGATTTTAAAAACAAAAATCTTCAAGATACTTATCAAAAAATAGTAGTAGATGCATTAGACAGATTAATACTTCCATCTATTGAGAGAGAGGTAAGAAATATCTTAACAGATAAAGCAGAAGAAGAGGCAATTAAAGTATTTAAAGAGAATTTAAAGAATCTTTTGATGCAAGCACCTTTAAAAGAAAAAAGCATACTAGCACTTGACCCAGGATATAGAACAGGATGTAAAGTAGCTATAATAGATAAAAATGGTTTTTATATAGGAAATGATGTATTTTTCTTAGTAGCAGATATGCATACACCAAAACAATTAGAAACGGCTGAAAAAAAGATAGTGGACTATGTAAAAAAATATAATATAGATATAATAGTAATAGGAAATGGAACTGCTTCAAGAGAAACAGAGAGTTTTGTAGCTGATGTAATTAGAAAAAATAACTTAAATACAAAATATCTTATAGCTAATGAAGCAGGAGCTTCAATATATTCAGCTTCAAAAATAGCAGCTGAAGAGTTTCCAGATTTAGATGTAACAGTGAGAGGAGCTATTTCAATAGGAAGAAGAATACAAGATCCACTTGCTGAATTAGTTAAGATAGATCCTAAATCTATAGGTGTAGGAATGTATCAACATGATGTAAATCAAGGTAAATTAGATGAATCATTAGATGCAGTTATAGCATATGTTGTAAATAGTGTAGGGGCAAATTTGAATACTGCTTCTTGGGCATTACTTTCACATATTTCTGGAATAAAGAAAAATATGGCTAAGAATATAGTTGATTACAGAAAGGAAAATGGAAATTTTAAAAATAGAAAAGAACTTTTAAAAGTAAAAGGAATTGGTGCAAAAGCTTATGAGCAAATGGCTGGTTTCCTTGTAATAGTAGACGGTGAAAATGTATTAGATAATACAATAATTCATCCAGAATCTTATCATAAAGCTATAGAATTATTAGCTGAATCTGGGCTTACAGTAGATGAGTATGGAGCAGATTTAAATGTGGCTAGGGAGAAATTAAAAGAATTTGATTATGCTAAATTTGCTAAAGAAAAAGAATATGGAGTAGAAACAGTAAAAGATATATATGAAGCTTTAATAAGAGATAGAAGGGACCCAAGAGATAGTTTTGAAAAACCACTTTTAAAATCAGATATCTTAAAAATAGAGAATTTACAACCTGGAATGGAGATAGAGGGAACAGTTAGAAATGTTGTAAAATTTGGAGCTTTTATTGATATTGGATTAAAAAATGATGCACTTTTACATATTTCTGAGATTTCAAATAAGTTTATAGATGATCCAAGTAAAGTTTTATCAGTTGGGCAAATTATAAAGGTTAGAATAAAAGATATTGATAAAGAGAGAGAGAGAGTAGGATTAACTAAAAAGGAGAAATAG
- a CDS encoding argininosuccinate synthase: MKEKVVLAYSGGLDTSVIVPWLKENYNDVEVIAVSVDVGQKDDFMEVEKRALAIGASKFYVVDKKDELVNDFIFPMLKSGAKYENEYLLGTSIARPVIAKALVEIALKEGANYIAHGATGKGNDQVRFELGVKALAPNIKIIAPWRVWDIKSRKQEIEYLKSHNIDLPFKEGVTYSRDENLFHISHEGQELESPANAPKYDNVLQWVLPLEKASDTAECISIEFVKGVPTKLNGEALDGVTLINKLNDIGAKHGVGVLDLLENRLVGMKSRGVYETPGGTILYFAHEELERLCLDRDTLQAKMKLSHDMAKLIYNGQWFTKYRKSLSAFVEETQKYVTGIVNLKLYKGNIILNGMESDYSLYSQDFSTFDEDTVYNQKDAEGFINLFGLPIKIESLLRK; the protein is encoded by the coding sequence ATGAAAGAAAAGGTAGTATTAGCTTATTCAGGAGGGCTTGACACTTCAGTAATTGTACCATGGTTAAAGGAAAACTATAATGATGTGGAAGTAATAGCTGTTTCAGTAGATGTAGGTCAAAAAGATGATTTTATGGAAGTAGAAAAAAGAGCACTAGCTATTGGAGCTTCTAAATTCTATGTAGTAGATAAAAAAGATGAGTTAGTAAATGATTTTATTTTTCCTATGTTAAAATCAGGAGCTAAATATGAAAACGAATATCTATTAGGGACATCAATCGCAAGACCTGTAATAGCTAAAGCTTTAGTAGAGATAGCTTTAAAAGAGGGAGCTAATTATATAGCACATGGAGCAACTGGAAAAGGAAATGACCAAGTTAGATTTGAGTTAGGAGTAAAAGCTTTAGCTCCTAATATAAAAATAATAGCTCCTTGGAGAGTCTGGGATATAAAATCTCGTAAACAAGAGATAGAATATCTAAAATCTCATAATATAGATTTACCATTTAAAGAGGGAGTTACATATAGTAGAGATGAAAATCTTTTCCATATTAGCCATGAGGGACAAGAGTTAGAATCTCCAGCTAATGCACCTAAATATGATAATGTACTTCAATGGGTACTTCCTTTAGAAAAGGCAAGTGATACTGCTGAATGCATATCTATTGAATTTGTAAAAGGTGTTCCTACAAAATTAAATGGAGAAGCTCTAGATGGAGTTACTCTAATTAATAAATTAAATGATATAGGGGCAAAACATGGAGTTGGAGTATTAGATTTATTAGAAAATCGTCTTGTAGGAATGAAATCAAGAGGTGTGTATGAAACTCCAGGAGGAACAATATTATATTTTGCTCATGAAGAGTTAGAAAGACTTTGTTTAGATAGAGATACTCTTCAAGCTAAAATGAAATTATCTCATGATATGGCTAAATTAATATATAATGGACAGTGGTTCACTAAATATAGAAAATCTCTTTCAGCTTTTGTAGAGGAAACTCAAAAGTATGTAACAGGAATAGTAAATTTAAAATTATACAAAGGAAATATTATTTTAAATGGAATGGAATCAGATTACTCTCTATATTCTCAAGATTTCTCAACATTTGACGAAGATACAGTATATAATCAAAAAGATGCAGAAGGATTTATTAATCTATTTGGATTACCAATAAAAATAGAAAGTCTATTAAGAAAATAG
- a CDS encoding ATP-binding protein: MRVSRNSLLVRMVFYNDIAIVISSITIALFLTFTAFQNLESKVVDSVRDKISLMNRAYNGEILKVKDELNQTLRNFTTFDNRKLNNILSYSERAALIRNRLARRNYELYSNSILSIVDENGYVLGEVNNGEVSPKIDRESFKANVSNVDNDIKTSYFSKVEDKIYSRVIVRYNNESERRLYLVVTLPIDERVMKNLSLLSSLGEEDKVFLVVDEKYKLGTFNLKENTPILSKRDKNKFNLKNYNYVYKKKSIDDETYYIALSDIYDYKNEYIGSFGVALYYENIEVLKLVISLSVIVIVLLFVAVSTTISARMFSKLLEPLGRIMEAAEEVSKGNYKIFVKPEGVDEMRTLSKTFNKMATDIRANEEQAKSKNRKLVGTLKRIDAVEKILMNIQIENDMNITVKEIMSALTSEMGLGFSRAMYFRYSREIDTMVGEFATANNKVKREILNGVESTGGFKFQIEEIAELVKLIKIPFKNSNLIAKSLLEKRIIFQNDKGYKHELGNELFKSLGINNFLIMPIYSETRNYGCIVVDYFGKDNKVTQEEVELLTLLFLNISIRIKNRTLEEEKIDFERTATIGKLVDRFFKGREVSFEKMLEFTERMHEYDPSNSLLKIQIQEIKDEIGKLRREREILNEYVNVKNSNPLEIIEIETIFSEIIADIEPRLEKLGINISTFINYNGKILGNRARLKRAFYEVIKNAKESFDKVNNDNKKINIIVTKEKNVDKIKINIIDNGIGMTKEQLENIFEPFVGYNENAPGLGLSIVSRIIKDHHGVIKISSELDEGTDVKITLNIYKEEIL, translated from the coding sequence ATGAGAGTAAGTAGAAATTCTCTTTTAGTCAGAATGGTATTTTATAATGATATTGCTATAGTAATATCTTCTATTACAATAGCACTTTTTTTGACATTTACAGCATTTCAAAATCTGGAATCTAAAGTAGTAGATTCTGTTAGGGATAAAATATCTCTAATGAATAGGGCTTATAATGGAGAAATTTTAAAAGTAAAAGATGAATTAAATCAAACATTAAGAAATTTTACAACCTTTGATAATAGAAAGTTAAATAATATTTTAAGTTATAGTGAAAGGGCAGCTCTAATTAGAAATCGTTTAGCAAGAAGAAACTATGAACTATATTCAAATTCAATTTTGTCTATAGTAGATGAAAATGGCTATGTATTAGGAGAAGTTAATAATGGAGAGGTTTCTCCTAAAATTGACAGAGAGAGTTTTAAAGCAAATGTATCTAATGTTGATAATGATATAAAAACAAGTTATTTTTCAAAAGTAGAAGATAAAATATATTCTCGAGTAATAGTAAGATATAACAATGAAAGTGAAAGAAGGCTATATTTAGTAGTTACACTTCCAATAGATGAAAGAGTTATGAAAAATTTATCACTACTTTCAAGTCTAGGAGAAGAGGATAAAGTTTTTCTAGTAGTAGATGAAAAATATAAGTTGGGAACTTTTAATCTGAAAGAAAATACTCCTATTTTAAGTAAGAGAGATAAAAATAAGTTTAATCTTAAAAACTATAATTATGTTTACAAAAAAAAGAGTATAGATGATGAAACTTATTATATAGCTTTATCAGATATATATGATTATAAAAATGAGTATATAGGTAGTTTTGGAGTTGCTTTATATTATGAAAATATAGAAGTTTTGAAATTGGTGATCTCTTTATCTGTAATAGTTATAGTCTTGCTTTTTGTAGCTGTAAGTACTACAATTTCAGCTAGAATGTTTAGTAAGCTTTTAGAACCTCTAGGAAGAATTATGGAGGCAGCTGAAGAGGTAAGTAAGGGAAATTATAAAATTTTTGTCAAGCCAGAAGGTGTAGATGAGATGAGAACCTTATCTAAGACTTTCAACAAGATGGCTACTGACATTAGAGCAAATGAGGAGCAAGCTAAAAGTAAAAATAGAAAATTAGTTGGAACTTTAAAAAGAATAGACGCAGTAGAAAAAATTCTTATGAATATTCAGATAGAAAATGATATGAATATTACAGTAAAAGAGATAATGTCAGCACTAACTTCAGAGATGGGGCTTGGCTTTAGTAGAGCTATGTATTTTAGGTATAGTAGAGAAATAGACACTATGGTAGGAGAATTTGCCACAGCAAATAATAAAGTCAAACGAGAAATATTAAATGGAGTAGAGAGCACTGGTGGATTTAAATTTCAAATAGAAGAAATAGCTGAACTAGTGAAGCTTATAAAAATACCATTTAAAAATAGCAATTTAATAGCTAAATCTCTATTAGAAAAAAGGATAATCTTTCAAAATGATAAGGGATATAAACATGAATTGGGAAATGAATTATTTAAAAGTTTAGGAATAAATAATTTTTTAATCATGCCTATATATAGTGAGACTAGAAATTATGGCTGTATTGTGGTAGACTATTTTGGAAAGGATAATAAAGTTACTCAGGAAGAGGTAGAATTATTAACTCTTTTATTTTTAAATATCTCAATCAGAATAAAAAATAGAACTTTAGAAGAAGAAAAAATAGACTTTGAAAGAACAGCTACAATAGGAAAGCTTGTAGATAGATTTTTTAAAGGAAGAGAGGTTTCCTTTGAAAAAATGTTAGAGTTTACCGAAAGAATGCATGAGTATGACCCAAGTAATAGTTTGTTAAAAATTCAGATCCAGGAAATAAAAGATGAGATAGGAAAACTTAGAAGAGAGAGAGAGATTCTAAATGAGTATGTAAATGTAAAAAATAGTAATCCTTTAGAGATAATAGAAATAGAAACAATATTCTCAGAGATAATTGCAGATATAGAACCTAGATTAGAAAAATTGGGAATAAATATCTCAACATTTATAAATTATAATGGTAAAATACTAGGGAATAGAGCAAGGCTTAAAAGAGCTTTTTATGAAGTTATAAAAAATGCAAAAGAATCTTTTGATAAGGTAAATAATGATAATAAAAAGATAAATATAATAGTAACAAAAGAGAAAAATGTTGATAAAATTAAAATAAATATAATTGATAATGGAATTGGAATGACTAAGGAGCAATTAGAAAATATATTTGAACCTTTTGTGGGATATAATGAAAATGCACCAGGATTAGGACTTTCAATAGTATCAAGAATAATAAAAGATCATCATGGTGTAATAAAAATATCATCAGAGTTAGACGAAGGAACAGATGTAAAAATAACTTTAAATATATATAAGGAGGAGATTTTATAA